One window from the genome of Haliaeetus albicilla chromosome 26, bHalAlb1.1, whole genome shotgun sequence encodes:
- the PIGR gene encoding polymeric immunoglobulin receptor, whose translation MTLLAFTFLLAFLPTESASSKYLPKAAISSPVFGPRQVYGLLNGSVTVKCFYPPTSVNRHDRKYWCRESATGCMTVVSTSGYTAPGYKGRASITDDPQAESFQIHISELTMADAGTYQCGVGINSRGLCHKVSLDVSKGPHVPEGAELFYVKLHSTLTMSCSFGKEYESWRKFLCKMEKKGCRNIIDSYGNVDKDYTGRALLSNEDLPGSFSIVITQLGWEDSGLYLCGVGVYGEKGETKELDVHVYEESHVPQGKPTIIGVKESSVTFECRYDSLKNSSKYWCKWRKNGCARIIDNSGYVSSLYEGRVAMFNSPDNKTIIIILNQLKDSDKGYYWCMTDEEKEQQSSTELEIVDGQPGLKGKKDVEVQAGSRVDLTCSYPCKYYSYQKYWCKWSGISCTPMPASDQRQPGPDVTCDTDNKTVILSFDSVTKSDEGWYWCGVKRNGLFGETMAVQLRVTEGSNADHSLNVLNVDNPSPAEGGFIPQGRAYNDAGVDSPAASESSDQSPNVSTISALSVAGSILIILAAAFAVFKYRQLKRSDLVSVGSYRTNISMSDFENGKEYSATNNACMKETQETQIGGDEFVTTAAAPESAAETKKAKRSSKEDADLAYSTFLLTSNSIAQGDARGDSAAPDVSPPNWEG comes from the exons ATGACTTTACTAGCATTCACCTTCCTGCTCGCCTTCCTCCCAACTGAATCTGCAAGCAGCAAATACCTCCCCAAGGCAGCAA TCTCAAGCCCTGTGTTCGGACCACGGCAGGTATATGGTCTGCTCAACGGGTCAGTTACCGTGAAATGCTTCTACCCTCCCACCAGCGTGAACAGACACGACAGAAAGTATTGGTGCAGGGAATCGGCCACGGGCTGCATGACCGTTGTCTCCACCAGCGGCTACACTGCTCCAGGCTACAAAGGCAGAGCCTCCATCACTGATGACCCACAGGCAGAAAGCTTCCAGATTCACATCTCTGAGCTGACAATGGCAGATGCAGGCACCTACCAGTGCGGTGTTGGTATCAATAGCAGAGGGCTCTGCCACAAAGTCAGTCTGGATGTTTCTAAAG GTCCGCATGTGCCCGAGGGAGCTGAGCTCTTCTACGTGAAGCTGCACAGCACTTTGACCATGTCCTGCAGCTTTGGGAAGGAGTATGAGAGCTGGAGGAAATTCTTGTgcaagatggagaaaaaaggctGCCGTAACATCATCGATAGTTATGGGAATGTTGATAAAGATTACACGGGGAGAGCTCTGCTAAGCAATGAGGATCTTCCAGGCTCATTCAGCATTGTGATAACTCAGTTGGGCTGGGAAGACTCTGGCTTGTACCTGTGCGGGGTTGGCGTCTatggggagaaaggagaaacaaaggAACTGGATGTGCATGTCTATGAAG AGTCACATGTTCCTCAAGGAAAGCCCACAATAATTGGAGTAAAAGAAAGTTCGGTAACTTTTGAATGCCGCTACGACTCTCTGAAGAATTCCTCAAAGTACTGGTGCAAGTGGAGAAAGAACGGGTGTGCTCGGATCATAGATAACTCCGGGTATGTGTCATCCTTGTATGAAGGAAGAGTGGCCATGTTCAACAGCCCAGATAACAAGACGATCATCATCATCCTGAACCAGCTGAAGGACAGTGACAAAGGCTATTACTGGTGCATGACGGAtgaggagaaggagcagcaaTCATCAACTGAGCTGGAGATCGTAGATG GACAGCCCGGactgaagggaaagaaggacGTGGAGGTGCAAGCGGGTTCGCGGGTCGATTTAACTTGCTCTTATCCATGCAAGTACTACTCGTACCAGAAGTACTGGTGCAAGTGGAGCGGCATCAGCTGCACTCCCATGCCTGCTTCTGACCAAAGGCAGCCGGGGCCAGACGTTACCTGTGACACTGACAACAAGACGGTCATCCTCAGCTTTGACTCGGTGACAAAGTCAGACGAAGGGTGGTACTGGTGTGGAGTGAAGCGCAACGGCCTTTTTGGGGAAACCATGGCAGTGCAGCTGCGGGTGACTGAAG GGAGCAATGCTGACCACAGCCTCAACGTCCTGAACGTGGACAACCCCAGCCCCGCCGAGGGTGGCTTTATTCCCCAAGGAAGAGCCTACAACGATGCTGGGGTAGACAGCCCAGCTGCCTCAGAAAG CTCTGATCAAAGCCCTAACGTCAGTACAATTTCAGCCTTGAGTGTTGCTGGTTCCATCCTCATAATCCTTGCagcagcttttgctgtttttaaatacaggcAGCTGAAGAGATCTG ACCTGGTGTCCGTCGGGAGCTACAGGACGAACATCAGCATGTCGGACTTTGAAAACGGGAAGGAGTACAGCGCGACCAATAACGCCTGCATGAAAGAAACCCAGGAGACTCAGATAGGAGGGGATG AGTTTGTCACCACCGCGGCCGCCCCGGAAAGCGCTGCGGAGACAAAGAAGGCAAAAAGG AGCTCCAAGGAGGATGCCGACCTCGCCTACTCCACCTTCCTCCTCACCTCCAACAGCATCGCGCAGGGTGACGCCAGGGGGGACAGTGCTGCCCCGGATGTGTCCCCCCCGAACTGGGAGGGCTAG
- the LOC104320114 gene encoding interleukin-20-like — MLASCRSMKGSHLFLCLFSMSCWLNLMPTAGNKIFHFGPCRISMSVTEIRSGFTAIKANIQARDPIRTLSILSYPHSLHKVKSSDRCCITHHLFDFYVDKVFKHCKTEDSYVNRKISSIANSFLSVKRKLEQCHEENKCLCGQESTEKFKQILANYEGLNVTSAAIKSLGELDILLDWMEKSH, encoded by the exons ATGCTTGCATCCTGCCGTAGCATGAAGGGATCCCACTTATTCCTCTGCCTCTTCTCCATGTCATGCTGGTTGAATTTGATGCCGACAGCTGGGAACAAAATCTTCCACTTTGGACCCTGCAGGATTTCAATGAGCGTGACTGAGATTAGGTCTGGTTTCACAGCAATTAAAGCCAACATT CAAGCCAGAGACCCCATCAGGACCCTCAGCATCTTGTCTTATCCACATTCTCTGCACAAGGTTAAG TCTTCAGATAGATGCTGCATCACCCATCACCTCTTCGACTTCTACGTGGACAAAGTTTTCAAGCACTGCAAGACCGAGGATTCCTATGTCAACCGAAAAATCAGCAGCATAGCCAACTCCTTCCTCAGTGTGAAGAGGAAACTTGAGCAGTGT CATGAGGAAAATAAGTGCCTGTGTGGACAGGAATCCACTGAGAAATTTAAGCAAATACTTGCGAACTATGAAGGG CTGAATGTCACATCTGCAGCAATTAAATCCCTCGGCGAGCTGGACATCCTACTAGACTGGATGGAGAAATCTCATTAG